The genomic window AGGAGACATTCGGAAGTTTGCCTTCAAGATATTTTATGCTCTCGTCATCCTTGGCCTCCATCAATTCCCTGTTTCTTTTCAGCATTGTCTGCAGGCCTTCGTGTTCAGGATTTATCCCGAGACCCAGGATGTGATAATTTCGGCCGTTATAAGAAGTGCTGACCTCTACTCCGGTAATAAATTCAAGGCCGTTCTCTCTGGCTATTGAAGCCGCTCCTGCAAGATTTTCCGTAGTATCGTGGTCTGTTACGGCAAACAGGTGTATACCTGCTACCAGCAGGTTCTTCACCAGGTCTTCAGGTCCCCAGGTGCCGTCGGACGCTGTCGTATGAACGTGTAAATCCACTCTTACTGGAGTAAGGCTTGAATTTTTCACTTGTTCTCCTCCCCAAAGCTTTGAAATATTTCCCGAATGAATCTGCCTTTACCCGCACTCGGCCTTATCTTTGAGATATTTAATCCGCGCTTTCCTGTCATTTTTTCATTAGTGTAATCATACCATCGGCAAGGGGATATTTCAAGACCTACCCCGTCAATTCACTTTGTCCTAAACTGTTATTTGGCTGCTCTTATACAAAGTCTCCCGGTCGCCGTCTATTGAGCAAAAAGGTATATAATCATTACCGCAGGCTTGATGGAAATATATACTTCCAGTTCTTCTATCCTGGATTTTGCCACGCCGTCTCCCCCATCTTAGAATTAATCACCGCTGTATCTGACCGCCAGCAGCAGTCCATGTTTTATTCCAATCCTGACGGTATCTTCCAAAAATATGTTGCTGATTCCCCGGGCAGGCCCCATGAACAATGTCTCACCTTTCAAGGGATAATACAGGCTCCAGGTCTCTACCCCGCAAGCTTCGGAACTTATGGGGATCAGCGAAAGAATATCTCCCTTTTTCCCGTGAATTTCCACAGGACCGTCTATTAAAAACATCCCAATTTCTATCGGCAAGTTTTACCTCAAGCCCCAGTTTCTTAAAGCCCACCATCAAAAATATATTGGCAAGGCTGTGGTCCGGCCGGTCTCCAAGGGCGCCCAGGATTATCGCCTCATCGGCTCCTTTTTTTAGTGCTATATCCAGCGCCAATTCCGTATCCGTACAGTCCTTTTCCGATGGGAATTGCTGCCTTTCTATGCCCAGCTTATTCGCCTTTTCCAGGCTGGCGGAGCTGATGGAATCCATATCCCCCACCAGCAGATCCGGCTCAATTCCCATATTAAAAGCATGCTCGACACCGCTATCAGCACATATAATAAGACTGCTGCCCTCTAGATACTTTTTAACCTTTTTGTAGCTATCGATGCTTCCACCGGCGAAAATGACTGCCTTCATCATAATCCTCCAAGACATCCACAAAAGCTTTTATTATATTATATTATTATATCACTTTTAA from Biomaibacter acetigenes includes these protein-coding regions:
- a CDS encoding thiamine diphosphokinase, encoding MMKAVIFAGGSIDSYKKVKKYLEGSSLIICADSGVEHAFNMGIEPDLLVGDMDSISSASLEKANKLGIERQQFPSEKDCTDTELALDIALKKGADEAIILGALGDRPDHSLANIFLMVGFKKLGLEVKLADRNWDVFNRRSCGNSREKGRYSFADPHKFRSLRGRDLEPVLSLER